From the genome of Colias croceus chromosome 12, ilColCroc2.1:
ccgggaaaatgacgcaatttcggaaatcccatgggaacgggaacaatgcgggtttttctttgacagcgcgggcgaagccgtgggcggaaacctagtaatgtataatttacacattttattcatgttacagtaaaatataaatacaatttttataatttttacttttccttTTACTGTTTACTTTTGTCTTTTACATTTCCTTTTTTCTACAATTACCTTTAACTCTTATAGATCAAGAGCCCACGCCGGCCAGACTTTCCTTTCTTTAGGAAAGTTGAAAGTTTCTCTGTATATGTCTCCGATACAGATAAGAACGACTAGCGATTATCAAGTCTGGGTTGTGgttacttatcttttacggggacttatgTCGATGGAATTTcacgtatctcgatgattttgttattgtgtcatcgagatacgtgaaattccatcaagataagtccccgtaaaagataagtaataactttattacttatattatactattattttttagtcattaattatagtaaactaatgtttttagtgggttattacatatttgatacacttttaggtagtacgttaatttgatgatatgttagttattttttaaatgagtCTAGCAAGATGTAAGAACCTAAAAACTGTCCGGCTTTTGAGTTAACATCTTTTTATGCGTCTCCaagtaacatatataaaatttagcttttaaactataatgaaagttaggtacaattttatacaccttTACTACCTGTTTCCTGCCAAAGTAACCACAACCCAGACTTGATAATCGCTAGTCGTTCTTATCTATATCGGAGACATATACAGAGAAACTTTCAACTTTCCTAAAGAAAGGAAAGTCTGGCCGTCGTGGGCTCTTAgattattacttttttgtcAAAtagcttcgaatatttaacattatttaaacatttaggAGCATGGTCTAGAAGAGGTATCAAAATGGCGTCTAGTGCGTGTGGACGAGCGGTTCCGCGTGATCGCACTAGGCTTGCCCGTGCCAAGGTACTCGGGACAACCACTGGACCCCCCGCTGCGTTCCCGCTTTCAGGCGAGAGATGTCGCTACAGTTGGTTTTGGGGTGAGttcatgtttttattgttatttgtttatggattttgttattttattcttcTATGAAATGACTCTTCAATGAATAgcgtttaaataaaatctacgtaACACGAACAATAATCGTatcagatattttattatatagattttgATTAGTTTGGATATGGATTGGGCTTGTCAAAGTTTGATAAAGAAATGTGTGAATAGGAACTAGTGGCCTagttaaaatatctttaatttcataagTATTTTTCAGACATCTAaaaatttctattttaaaattgtccGATTTAgaattctaaacataatacgAAATGCCAAATTATGACGCTGTTTGTAAAAGACGAAATCATCAATTTGCCTACGACATAGATATGACCTGCCTGTggacataatataacatagtATGAGTCTGAAACATAATTTGCAAGTAAACATTAACATGTACTTTGCCATCTGATGTTGTTATCAGGAAATCTTTatgttgataaaaaaatgaaaatataaaataatgttaatatgtttttagtttatttgtaattaaataatacatcgtTTTTATAGGTCACTGTGTTATGAGAGCACTTGatttttttagtgtatttacaaaacaacaaCTGAAGTAAAAAATTAGATGTATGTTAaacaataggtaggtacatattatttgtagTTGATTTTCTACATTCGCACGTTTGAACGATGGCTCATAGAAACACCTATGTAATTATACATGTATATCTATGTTGTTATTTCGAATATAGCAAATTATGAATACAGCGACAtgacatttaaaacaatttaatttgatgaaattttataattacaattaacgttattacaataattactcacaaataatattttttagaaattcaTTCATCatactatttttttcttataaagataaatttcaattttataacatatggattaataagtatactttgttaaattttatgcgATAGCAGACTCTGCGTTCGACTAGTCACATTAGAGTCCGTTCGTTTCGGCAACGCCTCTGGCATAAAAATGTGCACCTGCTTTTTAACTTTTCCCACATCTGGAATCAATTTCTTGCTAACTAACTCCGCGTACTGTTTCTCAACCGCGCTCCTCTCAGTGACTACTTTCTGTCTGGTTTCCACTATGTTACGCTTTATATCTTTGGCCCGTCTGTTTTCCTTTATCCTTGTGTCGTGTCGCAGCGTGCTTTTCACGTTTCGTGACTGCCGTGCGTAGTTCTCAATCGTATTCGACGTTGGCACATTAAATTCATTCCGATCGATGGGGCCACTCAGTTTCTGTTCGACCGGTTTTGACTCCTTTGCCTTTAAGTCGGCTGACGTctttgatttaattaaattacgcTTTTGTATTTCTGGCCAGCTGTGCCGCGGTTGGGACATCCTTTCGCCCGTATCTTCTTTCAGCAGATCTATCTTCCCAGCTAGGTCTAGCCATTGTAGTACTCTATCTGACAGTTCTGTGTTTTCCTTCGAATCGGTTCTGGAAGTTCGATTGCTCTTAATCGCTTTCATGGTTATGTTATCGTATATGGATGAGTCGAAATCTTTTAAAGGTTGCGGAGACGCTGTAATTCTCAGTTCGTCGTCGGAGTCATCAACGTCGGATAGATTAAGTGTTTCCACGCCCAGTTCTTGATCGCCTTTTAATGATTTATCGTTTGTAATTACAAGACGTAACTTTCGTAAGCAGTCTTCTAAATCTTCGTGTCGGTGACTAAGGCGACCACTTCGAATTTTTGTTGATGTTTTATGGGTACTGGCCGATGAGTAAGGTCTTCTCTTCGCGCTCAGTTTAATATAACAAGGATCGTCGTAGTTAAGTATTGGATGTCGGAATCCGTCGACCCATACGGTTCGAATGTACATAGGTCGTTGAGAGGATTGCCAGAGCGCTGGCATATTACACCGTTCGCCAAATTTAAAGGCATCTAGACATGCGATCGCTTGTACGTGCAGCTCTTACtgctttcataattaattgttgTTGTATCTCGAGTTGCCATCGAGTGTAGCTTCTGAAAATATATTGCTTTTGTTAACAAATGATActtcaatgaaaacaaatttttGACTTAATTTGGTAAAGAAATGGGGATAATCGGCCTCATGGTTACGGTTTGCATTGTTTAGGAATagctaaaaaaaaacaatatttgttgGTCTGTCGTTCGAACGGAATTCCCATAGATATTAAATGGGGCGAAATTTCAGGATAGTTGTAAGcttcaaaaaaaatcacatcatTAACTGTCGCCTGTTGCTTTCCCCACGTTAGCTTGGGgattgattaattaaattgatttgaaaGCAAGCGTGACACaggatatttaattttcattgatAGTGACTTGGATAGAAAATTACTAGTCTCAGTTACGCggttttttttgtaacttttggatatattttactaagtactgcattataataacatataaCTACATTCGTGGAGTACATTACATTactacttataaaatacataccgTTCAGTTCATCCgagacattaatttatttagacctaaattaatttgtaaatgacATGTAATTTAAAGATCCTCATTCGCATTTGCTCGGTGGTTTATTTTCCCgaaactgttttttaatttttttatcgttaAAGATTTATCAGGAATCTCCTTAGAAGCTAGtacgaaaaatattataaattcaaagttTTTATTAGACTCGAATAGATATTTGTCCGGAAAGCAGACGACGTGGCGGATTTCCGTGCGGTTTGTTACTGACGGCGGCGATGCCATGTTGAGCTTTGTCGTAAACATTCGGTTATGCTGGAGGTACAATGGGAACAAATTGTAAAGTATGTACTGTCTGCTTCTTGCGTTCTGTTTTCTTGGTCAAGTTGGCAGCTAGTTTATCTACACAAGGGATGTCACGAAGTTCTGTTTTGGTTCAAAACACTTACGGTCTAGAATCAGAAAAATGCGATTTTGCATGACTATCGAGCTCCTCTCCACCTTTCTTACTAGCAGaatataagaatttaataaaataatacaaaaagatTACGGCATGCATCCTGGCAAGATTGATTGCTGTCGGCCTACTACGACTCTTATTTATTTCCATTGattgaatttaattcaattttgttttgttgttattataaCAAGACAAATCCTTTAAATTCAAACTCAGTGTGCTATCAACTTTATAAAATGTTGTGATTTAGTTGGATTAGATCATGCAAAGTTCCACTTCGTTCACATTTTTCAAGCAAAAAGACGACAATTATAAGTTTGGTGAACtgctctttttttatttattttgatgcgATCAGTGACACTTTGGTTTTAGCATTCCGCAGACAAACTTTACTGTTAACTTTGAAGTCTTTTGATTCTTTATTGAgcaatatatatattatagtttggTAGGGATGctattttgaaaaacattGAATGAGATAAGAGGGATAAGAATTAAGTAAGTCCTTAAAACTAAGGTTATCGATTAGGATGAAGATGTTGcccttttataaataaaaataaattactattgatgatttttttagGGCCATAACTGTTTAATTTAGTCATactttcatacaaaattattaatatttgtatggtGGGAATAATTTAAGGTTATTATTACACatatcttaaaaaatatagttatgaaaatattattgggCCAGTTTTAAACATGAGAAATAGCCACTGTAAATTCTTATCAGAttctatatacctacataaaatggATAACACGGAATGTTTAGAAGTATCAAAATTATTGTCTTTCTCGTTTATGTTGCAAAATTATAGGGTACCCTATATTTGTTTACGAGGAGCTCACATTAATATTCCCTGAAATTGGCAtggtataatttaatttggtCGCTTGTACGGCGATAAATGTCGTCTATTTGCTCGTCCACGAACTGGGTGCACGCTACTTTGTTATACAGGGATAGGTTGATGGTAGCTGTATATTCCCGAGAAGGAAAACCTttaaccaaaattttaaaatagactaAGAAAAATCGTACCCACATGTGAAATAATTGGAAATGAATGAGTTGGGTATTATTTATGGTCAACAGTTAGAACAAATTAGTCTCATTTGGTCAATTTATGTTCATTATTCAAGCTACAAATACGAGATATCTATGAATTAGTACTTATCCAAGTTTTTAAACTGAGTGCTTCTGatcatcaaaaaaatatattcttatgACTTTATGTGAacatcaatataaatttccttTAAGAAATGTATACTACGAATAAACCTATAAAACGAAGGTATAAAATGTAGAGAGTATTAATTCTGAAAGGTACCAAAGGAACTGTTATTTTGCACGGAACATTAAGTTTATTCAGCCAAATCAGTAGTTTTCAATGTTCGAAGTTTGTTCACCTAATAGAAGTTTTAGCGATAGCATCTTTGTTGGAAATTAAAGGTTGCGAAAGGTATTCGAGCTATTTGCAGATGTGTAATTTTGAGCATTGTAAATGTTTGGTGTTCTAtgctatatatataaaacgcaatgtttattttatctcaAAAAAAGAGAATGGGAATTGAGAATTATACTACACTGTTTCTACTTAGATGaatgatattaatttactattataaatCATACAATTTAAGGAACGTTTTAGTGAACGGGaacgtttttataaaacaagacTGTAGATACGAGTTCACACTCGTATACGTAGGGGATGGGAATGGCTCGTTACGTCGCCAGTATCTAGGGTAAACACACGTCCGCTCACGCCCGAGGCTGCTGCGTGACTGTCTCCCCACTACCCGCGAACCCGAGACATCCGGGGATATAGTACCTATACTTTACTCAAACACTACATCCCTTCcttattctattttttcttttattaaaatataatcgtttacaacaaacatacattataGAAAGCTATCAGACTGATTTAGTTAGGTATTTCCTTAGCGGTATTCTTCGCTTTCATTTACATCACCGTTGTCTCCACTTCTATCCTGAACTTTCTGGACCCCTTCCTTTCCATTCCCCCTCTGTTCTTATTAAGTTACATTACTTCTATGCTTTTGGCTAGTATCCACGTTTCTGACAAGTACGTATCCTTCTAATCGTTCTACACTGTTTCGAGTTGGTTTAAAGTTTGCTCTCAGTTTGTTACGCTTTTCCATCTCCTTTACATATACTTTATCACCTGTTATTGACCTTAAAATCTCCTCTTTCTATCTGTATGTTATTTTCTATTGATTTTTAATCCCTGTCCCTAACATTGGAATTGTCAAATTCTTGTTCGTTATACAACCGAGAggaaattttatctttattttctgTCTTCCAGAGAATGTCCTTGTTTTCCAAAAGAATTTCATTTCATCGGTTGTTCTTCGGAGCTTGTTTGTATATTCAACTTTCCAGCTTGGTTCCGCAGTTTTCCTACAACTTCTCGAATATCTCTCCTTCTTCGTTTTATTTGTTGAAACATATACTTTTcgataattaaaaacacaaactcaacatttattcattcaataagacttcttctagaagctcTTTTGAACCGTCGTAACATAATTTCACGCTTTACCACCAATTCGGAAAGCAGCATCCATGAAtggaaccggcaagaaactcttTAGCTACTCCTCTAACATCATgacaatattacattttaatttaacatataacataatgatgatgccaaagaactgtcccgTGGATCCCACTCGACAAGCCTCCATGGCTTTTCATTCtccataatacatattatattccttaatgctgtaataggctcactgaactaatacgttttatatttaagttttaaaattaccaatactaaactctttaattcTATCAGGAGTTCTATTGTAAAAGAGTATAATATCTTGACCCATTAGATAGCCGGAAAAATAGcatgtcaattttattttttgttcctTATGTGATAACAATGTCCATCTCTTTCTCTTGCGTATTATTgcagtattttatacatttaaaacgttattaaaatttaattatatactttgaaggtacagtaaggatgccagtatctcttagtgagtcccgcgcacgtaatttatataaatgcgTATGGACCATTtgtgtaatataaaaacagtTTCAATATCTGCTGCCAAGCCCCATAGTAACCTTATGCCATGAAAGTAGtcaataaaccaatctagtcGTATCTTTATCCGTGAAATGATGCTTCATGTTCCGAACTGTACGCAGCTGAGCTGGTCCTAGCAGCGGCAGTGCTAACATAGACTCCCCGTTTTAGCTTCTCGTCTTATTTTCCTATAGCTGTGGCAAATAACTACACCGACTCCTTCAGAATCAGTTACATATATTTCAGGTAGACTGTAAATAGTCTCCTGTAACTCAGATCAATCTAACAATAACAAAGTGGCCCTATTCTTTCCGGCGCCTAACACGCATCCAAGAAAATCCAAGAACACCTTTTCCATCTTTTCCAACAAAAAGCAAGTGTTGCATTGTCATCTTCTAGGTCGAGTATACCAGGAGGGAAAGTAAGTTGGTCATTCTTTAGTTCAATAGGGACAACCTAAAATCAGGTTTGATTTTATGTGATAACACCGGTACGTATGCTTTACCTTAATATAATGAAGGCTCATACAGCCTACTGCTAACAAACAACATACATTATACGTacagtttacattttaaaatgaggCCTATACGGCCATCGCAAATTTAAGACGAACGGTTTACAAATTTACGAAGGCCCGTCCTGCCCACACTACTTTTACATAAGGTTTGGAGGGCCCGTACAGAGTAGTATTAGTACGCACGTACTTTCATGAGGGCCCGTACAGTCTATATAAACAATTACGTACTACCATTTATGAAGGCtcatatagcctatataacAAATAACGCACGATTTACAATTTATGAAGGCTCGTACAGCCTATGTCAAcaatcacgcacgatttacatttaatgaaggctcgtacagCCTATACAAAAAGTCACGcacgattttcatttaatgaaggctcgtacagCCTATACAACCAGTAACGcacgattttcatttaatgaaggctcgtacagcctatacaaccaatcacgcacgattttcatttaatgaaggctcgta
Proteins encoded in this window:
- the LOC123695937 gene encoding uncharacterized protein LOC123695937, which gives rise to MPALWQSSQRPMYIRTVWVDGFRHPILNYDDPCYIKLSAKRRPYSSASTHKTSTKIRSGRLSHRHEDLEDCLRKLRLVITNDKSLKGDQELGVETLNLSDVDDSDDELRITASPQPLKDFDSSIYDNITMKAIKSNRTSRTDSKENTELSDRVLQWLDLAGKIDLLKEDTGERMSQPRHSWPEIQKRNLIKSKTSADLKAKESKPVEQKLSGPIDRNEFNVPTSNTIENYARQSRNVKSTLRHDTRIKENRRAKDIKRNIVETRQKVVTERSAVEKQYAELVSKKLIPDVGKVKKQVHIFMPEALPKRTDSNVTSRTQSLLSHKI